One window of the Zea mays cultivar B73 chromosome 3, Zm-B73-REFERENCE-NAM-5.0, whole genome shotgun sequence genome contains the following:
- the LOC100281369 gene encoding glutathione S-transferase yields the protein MDRKLLKPFWLAHWTEGDAQKAQVEEAKQKLALMEAQLDGRRFFGGDTVGYVDIAACVLAPWLSVVEEVTGVAVVDEGEFPALRRWSREYSSCEALKQCVPDRDQLVAFYTERKEAYKVFANAWLQQ from the exons ATGGACAGGAAG CTCCTGAAGCCGttctggctggcgcactggacagaggGCGACGCGCAGAAGGCTCAGGTGGAAGAGGCCAAGCAGAAGCTGGCGCTCATGGAGGCGCAGCTCGACGGGAGGAGGTTCTTCGGGGGCGACACCGTCGGCTACGTCGACATCGCAGCCTGCGTGCTAGCTCCTTGGCTCAGCGTCGTAGAGGAGGTGACTGGAGTGGCCGTGGTTGACGAAGGTGAGTTCCCTGCTCTGCGCCGTTGGTCCAGAGAGTACAGCTCCTGCGAAGCTCTCAAGCAGTGCGTCCCGGACAGGGACCAGCTCGTCGCCTTCTATACTGAAAGGAAGGAGGCGTACAAAGTGTTCGCTAATGCATGGTTGCAGCAGTAG